One segment of Solanum stenotomum isolate F172 chromosome 1, ASM1918654v1, whole genome shotgun sequence DNA contains the following:
- the LOC125859240 gene encoding uncharacterized protein LOC125859240 yields MFLREIEGSSKDAILIHVNGTTLRFTIHDFAIITGLKCSDNEKDFVFNTEEPNRMILQYFGVEKAITKSQLVEKFDNKVWGDNDDDAMKFAILFYIHSFILSEEPTSTVIDRKDFDLVESGRYIDYPWGKKAFDLLILHLHTKIKHDGKYFRLYGFPLALQVWFYECCSNFDEEIDVKLVFKNITPTPMELKILELPPEYVQSDSSPTETAAANASDDDFQDPPCPINNKGKEKDDSCLSPPKKKSRHTVTPIQKKTTPRVISKQPCLIKSPRRANVAKRPKSPLPKRHAKKHANVPSYTGIKQNVEIKSSVPIEIPSTSKSHDFSILRDEFDQFKLSMEKQFTDLRNFIENNFKVVLDSIKSKNAEDKGDGVEVTDKVPVDVVQSEEPSQHLPSELNCQSVFNDLNDQEKVVRVSVPSSTPDVSIHQSKLHSPAGQSAFSPLVQQFSNPEPQGHNNSGVPINFKVQNTSNIFEVQNNSEKENCEDVPIEVVKEGSQFMDDQTDFNNSSFQDLLNVIHDQTEKMEKEEFSDTNKAGSNINPERSMVLHPLLAVDAHTPLPIHRERRPGPFNTSPYVTSFGSESGSSSRFHFSFDLKHPFVAMSDLERTTLYIHFWKWLNEGLLVRHNTKNGKKERYKKNKSVLQMWFHFGIVTVQNKNWFYRLAYKNQLLDDSHVDVILYYIRKRAKYSDTNAFSFITVDCNFSNLITNVWDAYYNFESNINKESTEESIIEYINGYRMHVARPWHTVDNILIPVNIKEIFHWILIVVSINDRSIQIYDSLRGGALHDSSVENEIKKYAQLVPMYLSKSDFYGKKGIDISSHPKYKSHSECDSFEMIYVNDIPQQDAGSLDCGLYVAAYADHISNGNVVPNSFDSEFTCIQYASLFWNYGVQKIQADATNDSEAPERPTRIHRDCDSSEKITIN; encoded by the exons ATGTTTTTGAGAGAAATTGAGGGTAGCTCAAAAGATGCAATCCTGATACATGTGAATGGCACCACTTTGCGATTCACCATTCATGACTTTGCTATAATAACTGGGTTAAAATGTTCAGACAATGAGAAGGATTTTGTCTTTAATACCGAAGAACCAAACAGAATGATTCTTCAGTATTTTGGAGTCGAAAAAGCCATCACCAAGAGTCAGTTGGTTGAAAAGTTTGATAATAAGGTTTGGGgggataatgatgatgatgcgATGAAGTTTGCTATATTGTTTTATATACATTCATTCATCCTTTCGGAAGAACCAACCAGTACTGTTATTGATAGGAAAGACTTTGATTTGGTTGAATCGGGCAGATACATTGACTACCCATGGGGTAAAAAGGCTTTTGACCTGCTGATTCTGCATTTGCACACTAAGATCAAACACGATGGGAAGTATTTCAGGTTGTATGGTTTCCCACTTGCTTTGCAAGTGTGGTTTTATGAATGTTGTTCGAATTTTGATGAGGAAATTGATGTTAAG CTTGTTTTTAAGAATATAACTCCAACTCCAATGGAACTCAAGATTCTTGAATTACCTCCTGAGTATGTTCAATCAGATTCATCTCCAACAGAAACAGCAGCTGCAAATGCTTCAGACGATGATTTTCAGGATCCTCCATGTCCAATAAATAacaagggaaaagaaaaagatgataGTTGTTTGTCGCCTCCTAAGAAGAAATCAAGGCATACAGTCACTCCTATTCAGAAGAAGACAACACCTAGGGTCATTTCAAAGCAGCCTTGTTTAATAAAGTCTCCCCGACGTGCCAATGTTGCAAAAAGACCTAAGTCACCACTTCCAAAGAGGCATGCCAAAAAACATGCTAATGTTCCATCCTATACAGGCATTAAGCAAAATGTTGAGATTAAATCAAGTGTTCCTATCGAAATACCATCTACCAGCAAGTCACATGATTTCAGTATATTGCGTGATGAGTTTGATCAATTCAAACTCTcg ATGGAGAAACAGTTTACTGATTTAAGGAACTTCATTGAAAACAACTTCAAAGTTGTGTTGGATTCTATCAAATCAAAGAATGCGGAAGATAAG gGTGATGGTGTAGAAGTTACAGATAAAGTGCCAGTCGATGTCGTTCAATCCGAAGAACCTTCTCAACATTTACCTTCTGAATTGAACTGTCAATCTGTTTTTAATGATCTAAATGATCAAGAG AAGGTTGTTCGAGTATCAGTCCCATCATCTACTCCAGATGTTAGTATTCACCAGTCAAAATTACACTCTCCAGCTGGACAGTCAGCATTTAGCCCTTTAGTTCAACAATTCAGTAATCCCGAGCCACAg GGTCACAACAATTCTGGAGTTCCAATCAATTTTAAGGTTCAGAACACTTCCAATATTTTTGAGGTTCAAAACAATTCTGAG AAGGAGAATTGTGAAGATGTTCCAATTGAAGTGGTCAAAGAGGGATCTCAATTCATGGATGATCAAACAGACTTCAACAATTCATCTTTT CAGGATTTGTTGAATGTTATACACGATCAAACTGAAAAGAtggaaaaagaagaattttCAGATACAAACAAAGCAGGATCAAACATTAATCCAGAAAGAAGCATGGTGTTACATCCTTTGTTAGCTGTGGACGCGCATACACCATTACCAATTCATAGGGAAAGGCGTCCAGGCCCATTCAACACATCGCCTTATGTGACATCATTCGGTTCAGAGTCTG GTAGTTCATCAAGGTTCCATTTCTCGTTTGATTTGAAACATCCATTTGTTGCAATGTCTGATTTGGAGCGTACAACTCTGTATATTCATTTCTGGAAATGGTTAAATGAAGGGCTGCTTGTTAGACACAACACAAA gAATGGCAAAAAAGAGCGATACAAAAAGAACAAGTCTGTCTTACAAATGTGGTTTCATTTTGGAATTGTCACAGTCCAAAACAAGAACTGGTTCTATAGGCTTGCATACAAAAATCAATTGCTTGATGACTCG CACGTAGATGTCATTTTGTATTATATACGCAAAAGAGCCAAGTACTCCGACACCAATGCATTCAGTTTTATCACTGTCGATTGCAATTTCAGTAATCTGATTACCAATGTCTGGGATgcttattataattttgaaagtaaTATTAACAAGGAAAGTACAGAGGAGTCGATTATTGAGTATATTAACGGATACAGAATGCATGTTGCTAGACCTTGGCATACAGTTGATAACATCCTCATTCCTGTTAacatcaaggagatctttcattGGATTTTGATCGTTGTGTCTATTAATGATAGATCTATACAGATCTATGATTCTCTTAGGGGTGGTGCCCTACACGATTCGTCAGTTGAGAATGAGATCAAGAAATATGCACAACTTGTTCCCATGTATTTATCTAAGTCTGATTTTTATGGGAAGAAAGGCATTGACATATCTTCACACCCAAAGTACAAGTCCCACTCTGAATGTGACTCTTTTGAAATGATTTATGTCAATGATATACCACAACAAGATGCAGGAAGCCT CGATTGTGGACTATATGTTGCTGCTTATGCAGACCATATCAGTAATGGAAATGTGGTTCCAAATTCCTTCGATTCAGAGTTCACATGTATTCAATATGCTTCTTTATTTTGGAACTATGGGGTGCAAAAGATCCAAGCCGATGCCACTAATGACAGTGAGGCACCAGAAAGGCCAACCAGGATTCATAGGGATTGTGATAGTAGTGAAAAGATCACAATTAATTAG
- the LOC125859261 gene encoding CEN-like protein 1: protein MLLSFFCLEKIMTDPDVPGPSDPYLREHLHWIVTDIPGSTDASFGKEIVSYDSPKPVIGIHRYVFVLYRQNNGRQTVKSPVTRDHFNTQKFAAENGLGSPVAAVYFNAQRETAARRR from the exons ATGTTGTTGTCTTTCTTTTGTTTGGAAAAGATCATGACTGATCCAGATGTTCCAGGTCCTAGTGATCCTTACTTAAGGGAACACCTCCACTG GATTGTGACGGATATTCCTGGTTCAACTGATGCTTCTTTTG GAAAAGAGATAGTGAGCTACGATAGTCCAAAACCAGTGATTGGAATTCATCGATACGTGTTCGTATTATATAGGCAAAATAATGGAAGACAAACAGTGAAATCACCAGTAACAAGAGATCATTTCAACACTCAAAAATTTGCAGCAGAAAATGGATTGGGTTCCCCTGTTGCTGCTGTCTACTTTAATGCCCAAAGAGAAACTGCTGCTAGAAGAAGATGA
- the LOC125859257 gene encoding uncharacterized protein LOC125859257: MESPKTEAGVLDLFCFDRGTVTVSGITIIRPIALILPSLTQKRESTPQAILRDFQPYLELYLTHPELSYGRLNCKMFQFPRELCPEYEGIEDAHYAYRVRDRLRKQVLVPLRAALELPKVYTERKDYGSIPYNRVASVAMKTYKEKFMKYDEDRFTEYLEKVKQGKAKIATGALLPHQIIGALNDTDDGGTPMEVSVALGVLVSELSVEPWKGKLITFSNNPTLQIVEGESLISKVEFVRKMEWGMNTDFQKVFDLILKVVVEGSLKEDEMIKKVFVFSDMEFDQASTNPWETDYETIVRKFKMNEIRELPVKANQKGVALVSGFSKNLLTLFMEERDFNPEDIMEATISGEEYQKLVVVD, from the exons ATGGAATCCCCAAAAACCGAGGCTGGAGTATTAGACTTGTTCTGCTTCGATAGAGGCACTGTAACCGTAAGTGGAATAACAATCATTCGGCCGATTGCTCTTATCCTTCCTTCGCTGACACAGAAGAGAGAGAGCACTCCCCAAGCCATTCtaagagatttccaaccatatctggaactatACCTGACTCATCCTGAGctgagttatggtcgtttgaa ttgcaaGATGTTTCAGTTTCCAAGAGAATTGTGTCCTGAATACGAAGGGATTGAAGATGCACATTACGCGTATAGAGTGAGGGATCGATTGAGAAAGCAAGTTCTCGTTCCTTTACGTGCTGCATTAGAGTTGCCAAAGGTTTATACAGAGAGAAAAGATTATGGTTCGATACCTTACAATAGAGTAGCATCAGTTGCTATGAAGACATACAAagaaaaattcatgaaatatgaTGAGGACAGATTTACAGAGTATCTTGAGAAAGTGAAACAGGGGAAGGCTAAGATTGCTACTGGTGCATTGCTGCCTCATCAGATAATCGGAGCACTAAACGACACAGATGATGGAG GTACTCCAATGGAGGTGTCCGTGGCATTAGGAGTCCTCGTTTCGGAGTTGAGTGTAGAGCCATGGAAAGGAAAGCTTATAACGTTCAGTAACAACCCGACCCTTCAAATAGTCGAAGGGGAGAGTTTGATTTCTAAAGTCGAGTTTGTGAGAAAAATGGAATGGGGAATGAATACTGATTTTCAAAAGGTGTTTGATCTAATACTAAAAGTGGTTGTTGAAGGGAGTTTAAAAGAGGATGAAATGATCAAAAAAGTGTTTGTATTCAGTGACATGGAATTTGATCAAGCCTCGACGAATCCATGGGAAACGGATTATGAGACGATTGTTAGGAAATTTAAGATGAATG AAATTCGAGAGCTACCAGTGAAAGCAAACCAGAAAGGAGTTGCACTTGTGAGTGGTTTTTCGAAGAATTTGCTTACGTTGTTTATGGAAGAAAGGGATTTTAATCCTGAAGATATAATGGAAGCAACAATTTCTGGTGAAGAATATCAAAAGCTAGTTGTGGTTGATTGa
- the LOC125871221 gene encoding uncharacterized protein LOC125871221, which produces MTSNIAESINAALVSARELPIFNFLEEVRLMFGRWNHDNKHEAACTFTPLIGKFQKILIENEAMSTRMRVVPSTEYIYNVTDDGRSFVVCLKNKTCSCGRFQYEEIPCEHAWTVLKRKSLVADGYCSDLYKPKTVLKIYEIPIYPLPDVAEWVIPEYIMYDEVRPPKFKRPPGRPKNKPRSKTKRELLGLKGKHTCSTCGVAGHNRRSCRNRPQEV; this is translated from the exons ATGACGTCTAACATTGCAGAGAGTATAAATGCTGCATTAGTGTCTGCACGTGAATTaccaatttttaattttctagaaGAGGTTAGACTGATGTTTGGGAGATGGAATCATGACAACAAACACGAGGCAGCCTGCACATTTACTCCGTTGATTGGAAAATTTCAGAAGATACTGATCGAAAATGAAGCAATGAGCACACGAATGAGG GTTGTGCCGTCAACtgaatatatatacaatgtgACTGATGATGGTAGGAGTTTTGTGGTATGTTTGAAGAATAAAACATGCAGTTGTGGAAGGTTTCAATACGAAGAAATACCATGTGAACATGCTTGGACTGTACTAAAGCGGAAAAGTCTAGTGGCTGATGGATATTGCTCAGATTTGTATAAACCAAAGACGGTTTTGAAGATTTATGAGATACCAATTTATCCATTGCCTGATGTAGCAGAATGGGTGATACCTGAATACATAATGTATGATGAAGTCCGGCCTCCAAAATTCAAAAGACCTCCAGGAAGGCCAAAAAATAAACCCCGTTCAAAAACAAAACGTGAATTGCTTGGTCTCAAAGGGAAGCATACGTGTAGCACATGTGGAGTTGCAGGTCACAATAGGCGTTCATGCAGAAACAGACCTCAAGAAGTTTAA
- the LOC125859249 gene encoding uncharacterized protein LOC125859249, with translation MKASNISKSGMFRIRAFNTDHTCPLKDKVYSQKHATSKLIGGIVKPKFVDHKRKYTPSDIRSDVKIYLGVDVNYSLAWRAKEKALISLRGTTAASYSKLPAYLYMMDITYPGSHIRLKKIDKNEFLYLFVALNNCIQGFDHCRPVIVVDGSHLRGPYNGTFVAASTMDGAVSDRNESIIKAVTKVYKNVPHYACMWHLWCNVEKKFRKKRLM, from the exons ATGAAAGCATCAAATATCAGCAAGTCTGGAATGTTTAGGATCCGAGCATTTAATACAGATCATACTTGTCCTTTGAAGGATAAAGTGTATTCACAAAAACATGCAACAAGCAAGTTGATTGGTGGGATCGTTAAGCCTAAGTTTGTTGATCACAAGAGAAAATATACACCTTCTGATATTAGGAGTGATGTAAAGATATATTTGGGAGTTGATGTAAATTACTCATTGGCTTGGAGGGCTAAAGAAAAGGCTCTGATTTCATTGAGGGGCACCACAGCTGCATCTTACAGCAAACTTCCAGCATACTTGTATATGATGGATATTACATATCCAGGCTCGCATATACGTCTAAagaaaatagacaaaaatgaaTTCTTGTATCTTTTTGTTGCATTGAATAATTGTATACAAGGCTTTGATCATTGCAGGCCTGTCATAGTTGTTGATGGAAGTCACCTAAGAGGACCGTATAATGGAACATTTGTGGCTGCAAGCACAATGGATGGAGCAG TCTCCGATAGAAATGAGAGCATCATAAAGGCAGTCACAAAAGTGTATAAAAACGTGCCACATTATGCTTGTATGTGGCACTTGTGGTGTAATGTAGAGAAGAAATTTAGGAAG AAAAGGTTGATGTAG